The window CAGGAACGCTCCAACTCCCGCGATCCCCGTCGTCGACATCCACCACATCCCTGCTAAGCTCAAACACACGCCGCCGACCGTCACCAGCACCGGTACGCTGGGCGCGACGAGCGCCCCGTTCCGCGGGAACGCCACGCCGGTGAAGCTCAGGAACGCCTCGACGAGCAGCGCGAGGACGGCAGGCTTCACGCCGCGCACGATGCTCTTGACGGCTGGGAGCTGGGCGTACTGCGTCAGCACTGCCGTGATGAGCACCATCCCGGTTATGGACGGCAGCAGGTAGGCGACGATCGCGACGAGGGCTCCCCACACGCCGGCTTGTTCGTAGCCGACGTAGACGACGACCTTCGTCGCGATGGGACCGGGGAGCACGTTGCCGGCAGCCCATCCGTCCTGGAACTGCTCGGCGGTCATCCATCCCTGCCGGTCGACGATCTCGCTCTGCATCGCAGAGGCGAGAGCGTGTCCCGAGCCGAAGATGAAGGTTCCCAGCTTCAGGAAGGTGAAGAACAAGCCAAGCATCGAGGGGCTAGGCTTGCGCTTTGAATCGGCGGTACTTCTGCTCGAACTTCTGCACGCGACCCTCGGTGTCGACGATCTTGCGCTGTCCCGTGAAGAACGGGTGGCAGCTCGCGCAGACTTCGACGCGCAGCCCGGTCTTGGTCGAGAAGGTCTCGTACGTGGCTCCGCAGACGCAGGAGATGGTGACCGTGTTCACGTTCGGATGGATGCCGGTTTTCATCGAGGTACGCGACCTTTCAGCGGCGAGGCGTTGATGCGAGCCGGGGGTTCTAGCCCTTCATCGACTCGAGGAACTCTTCGTTCGTCCGCGATTTGCGCATCTGCTCCTGGAAGAGCTCGATGGCTTCGCCAGGGGACGTCTTGGTGAGGAACTTGCGCAGGATCCAGACTTTGTTCAGCGTCGGAGGATCGATCAGCAGTTCCTCCCGGCGCGTCTTGGACTTGTGGACGTCCATCGGCGGGAAGGTTCGCTGCTCGAAGAGGTTGCGGTCGAGGTGGATTTCGGAGTTTCCGGTTCCCTTGAACTCCTCGAAGATGAAGTCGTCCATGCGGCTGCCCGTGTCGATGAGGGCGGTCGCGAGGATCGTCAGGCTGCCGCCCTCTTCCATGTTGCGGGCTGCGCCGAAGAACGCGCGGGGGCCCATCATCGCGGCGGAGTCGATCCCGCCGGTCATCGTCTTGCCGGTGTGCGGCGCGACGATGTTATAGGCGCGAGCCAGTCGCGTGATGCTGTCGAGGAGGATGACG of the Candidatus Poribacteria bacterium genome contains:
- the rpmE gene encoding 50S ribosomal protein L31 yields the protein MKTGIHPNVNTVTISCVCGATYETFSTKTGLRVEVCASCHPFFTGQRKIVDTEGRVQKFEQKYRRFKAQA
- a CDS encoding chromate transporter; translated protein: MLGLFFTFLKLGTFIFGSGHALASAMQSEIVDRQGWMTAEQFQDGWAAGNVLPGPIATKVVVYVGYEQAGVWGALVAIVAYLLPSITGMVLITAVLTQYAQLPAVKSIVRGVKPAVLALLVEAFLSFTGVAFPRNGALVAPSVPVLVTVGGVCLSLAGMWWMSTTGIAGVGAFL